A portion of the Branchiostoma floridae strain S238N-H82 unplaced genomic scaffold, Bfl_VNyyK Sc7u5tJ_465, whole genome shotgun sequence genome contains these proteins:
- the LOC118408860 gene encoding tripartite motif-containing protein 3-like, with protein sequence MAVPSTLGTQKHESRRVTFGGQGQGEGEFDGLRGVTVSHKGDIYVADSGNQRIQVFTLKGRFVRQFPTFVSFEQNMYPLDVAIDKEENLWVVGETRPGDFAMQYSKKGRVLRKIDLRYTGDRTSSGVAVDTRKDHILVAQTIRSYKMHGEVQVLRPDGTCVRTVGRYQGMQDPQYITVDGQGNIIVSDLCTHSVYVYDEDGQFVHKFGDESLWKHLIYGICTDKSGNIIVAVSTGGVVDMFDNTGRFLKHIMTDVGPPWTVAMATKGRLVVTDYDSNSVNIVPITEPE encoded by the coding sequence ATGGCTGTACCGTCAACTTTGGGGACACAAAAGCATGAGTCTCGGAGGGTCACCTTTGGTGGACAGGGACAAGGAGAAGGAGAGTTTGATGGTCTTAGGGGCGTTACAGTATCACACAAGGGAGACATCTATGTTGCAGACAGCGGGAAccagagaatccaagtcttcaccctgaAGGGAAGATTTGTCAGGCagtttccaacattcgtgtcTTTTGAACAGAACATGTACCCGCTTGATGTGGCCATCGACAAGGAGGaaaacctgtgggtggtgggggagACAAGGCCTGGTGATTTTGCCATGCAGTACTCCAAAAAGGGCAGGGTGCTGAGGAAGATCGACCTGAGGTATACGGGGGATAGAACGTCTTCTGGAGTTGCAGTGGACACCAGGAAGGACCACATCCTTGTCGCACAAACCATAAGAAGCTATAAAATGCATGGTGAGGTGCAGGTGCTGAGGCCAGATGGAACGTGTGTGAGAACTGTGGGCCGTTACCAGGGGATGCAGGACCCACAGTATATAACTGTTGATGGGCAAGGCAACATCATTGTGTCAGACCTCTGTACCCACTCTGTTTATGTGTACGATGAAGATGGCCAGTTTGTGCATAAGTTTGGAGATGAAAGTCTGTGGAAGCATCTCATCtatggcatctgtacagacaagTCGGGTAATATCATTGTCGCAGTGTCCACCGGTGGGGTTGTGGACATGTTCGATAACACAGGCAGGTTTCTCAAACACATCATGACAGACGTAGGGCCTCCATggactgttgccatggcaacaaaggGGCGGCTTGTGGTGACTGATTATGACAGCAACAGTGTCAACATCGTT